A DNA window from Chrysiogenia bacterium contains the following coding sequences:
- a CDS encoding CRTAC1 family protein produces MACADAIPEGPAGGPQGDEPRLDFGGPVSITYSTRETAVRGQIVVVTNASADAIEVRVNGLELALDETLRQDGSYRLPVSLPQGTYQLGVRRKGGTTDTSTRQISLVPRLFSDVSVQVGLSRIHDYPGESHSCLPISTGLGWSDFDNDGDMDFYYGNLGSDGILFRNQGDLGSDGLPDFVNATQAAGLAGMENISFVEFVDYDNDGDEDLFLGRWGRDALFQNRLIEDGTATFVDVSAGSGLNGYSQQRTMVGAWGDYDGDGDLDVYVGHHSWCTLNPTSTHQNDHLYRNDGGSFVEVTGYLPSAQNQLRALTFSALWVDYDRDGDQDLIAITDHINDNISRPSLLWRNDGPGASAPDWKFSEIGVPSGLSYPLDPFSKGINAMGLGIGDMNHDGYPDFSYTNIGPNYLVFSDGAGGFTDVSDAAGIRRSRLPWGFDSVTWSSNQFDYDNDGDLDLYYGGGIIYEPAPDSVPNAFFENDGTNHFTERTWAAGLDDYNSGKGAAMIDLDRDGFLEFAVHNYAGPLRIYHNNAPELGNTNHWIFITLEGQGGAGKTNRDAIGAIVSLTTPDEVTQTCFHTTRPALGGGGERGCHFGLGSNTSISALEILWTTGVTTTPSVPAVDQRVHFVEP; encoded by the coding sequence ATGGCCTGCGCGGACGCCATTCCGGAGGGGCCGGCCGGCGGTCCCCAGGGGGACGAGCCGCGGCTGGATTTTGGGGGGCCGGTCAGCATCACTTACTCGACGCGCGAGACCGCTGTGCGGGGCCAGATTGTGGTTGTGACCAATGCCTCGGCCGATGCCATCGAAGTCCGCGTGAACGGCCTGGAATTGGCTCTCGATGAGACTCTGCGCCAGGATGGGAGCTACCGTTTGCCGGTCTCCCTGCCCCAGGGGACCTATCAGCTCGGTGTGCGCCGCAAGGGAGGCACCACTGACACCAGCACGCGCCAGATCTCGCTGGTGCCCAGGCTTTTCAGTGATGTCTCCGTTCAGGTGGGGCTCTCCCGCATTCATGACTACCCCGGGGAGTCCCACAGTTGCCTTCCGATCTCCACGGGCCTTGGCTGGTCCGATTTCGACAACGACGGGGACATGGACTTCTACTACGGAAACCTGGGCAGCGACGGCATCCTCTTCCGCAATCAGGGGGACCTTGGCAGCGACGGGTTGCCCGATTTCGTCAACGCCACGCAGGCCGCCGGGCTGGCGGGGATGGAGAACATCTCTTTTGTAGAGTTTGTCGACTACGACAACGATGGCGATGAGGACCTTTTTCTGGGCCGCTGGGGGCGCGATGCGCTCTTCCAGAACCGCCTGATTGAGGACGGCACTGCCACCTTCGTGGATGTCTCTGCCGGCTCCGGACTGAATGGCTATTCGCAGCAACGCACGATGGTCGGGGCCTGGGGCGACTACGATGGGGACGGGGACTTGGACGTGTACGTCGGACATCATTCCTGGTGCACACTCAATCCCACCTCAACGCATCAGAATGACCACCTCTACCGCAACGACGGTGGAAGCTTCGTGGAAGTGACGGGGTATCTCCCCAGCGCCCAGAACCAGCTCCGGGCGCTGACTTTCTCGGCGCTCTGGGTCGACTATGACCGGGACGGGGATCAGGACCTGATCGCCATCACCGACCACATCAATGACAACATCAGTCGCCCGAGTCTGCTGTGGCGCAACGACGGCCCTGGCGCGTCGGCGCCCGACTGGAAGTTCTCGGAGATCGGTGTCCCTTCGGGATTGAGCTACCCGCTGGACCCCTTCTCCAAGGGCATCAACGCCATGGGACTGGGAATCGGGGACATGAACCACGACGGCTATCCCGATTTCTCCTATACCAACATCGGGCCGAACTACCTGGTATTCAGTGACGGCGCAGGTGGTTTTACCGATGTTTCGGACGCGGCGGGCATTCGTCGCAGCCGCCTGCCCTGGGGATTCGATTCCGTTACCTGGTCGAGCAATCAGTTCGACTACGACAATGACGGGGATCTGGACCTCTACTACGGCGGCGGGATCATTTATGAGCCGGCCCCTGATTCGGTGCCAAACGCATTTTTCGAGAATGACGGGACGAATCATTTCACCGAGCGCACCTGGGCGGCGGGACTCGACGACTACAACTCGGGCAAGGGGGCGGCGATGATCGACCTCGATCGCGACGGCTTCCTGGAATTTGCCGTGCACAACTACGCGGGGCCGCTGCGGATCTATCACAACAACGCGCCGGAACTTGGAAATACCAATCATTGGATCTTCATCACGCTCGAAGGGCAGGGCGGGGCAGGAAAGACCAACCGCGATGCCATTGGTGCGATTGTGAGTCTCACCACCCCCGATGAGGTGACCCAGACCTGCTTCCATACGACACGTCCGGCCCTTGGCGGCGGCGGCGAGCGTGGCTGTCACTTCGGCCTGGGTTCGAACACCAGCATCAGCGCACTGGAAATTCTGTGGACCACGGGCGTGACTACGACGCCCTCCGTCCCGGCCGTCGACCAGCGCGTGCATTTTGTGGAGCCCTGA